A window of the Arachis duranensis cultivar V14167 chromosome 5, aradu.V14167.gnm2.J7QH, whole genome shotgun sequence genome harbors these coding sequences:
- the LOC107489137 gene encoding uncharacterized protein LOC107489137 isoform X2: protein MGRAITKSMIRRMMMTTTKNSAVGHFLRRTSTPHLNSSSLFHLHNPSSLTHHVVQQKSHLCSFSSDPRRFFSIGFSDDVRDEASEEGETTDDGWEEEDDSEPMIGDGGDGGGVALRNVPWGQRALSVAKDILKEFNEDIELYAFKTSPRGYVYVRLDKLTNEYGCPSMEELERYNQEYKKRLDEVGALGEIPDDLALEVSSPGAERILKVPDDLNRFQDMPMRVHYTENTESNSTEEDGVFLLESIEKESEVCVWKLADVKENRDPLRKGKPLSRKQKDWRLELPFNMHRMVTLYLD from the exons ATGGGGAGAGCCATTACTAAGAGCATGATCaggaggatgatgatgacgacgacGAAGAACAGCGCTGTTGGTCACTTCCTCCGACGGACCTCAACCCCTCACTTGAACAGCTCTTCTCTCTTCCATTTACATAACCCATCTTCTCTCACTCATCACGTTGTTCAACAAAAATCCCATCTTTGCTCCTTTTCCTCTGATCCCCGTCGGTTTTTCAGCATTGGCTTCTCTGACGATGTTCGAG ATGAGGCAAGTGAAGAAGGAGAAACCACTGATGATGGATGGGAAGAAGAAGACGATTCTGAGCCTATG ATTGGTGATGGGGGTGATGGCGGTGGAGTTGCCTTGCGTAATGTTCCCTGGGGCCAGCGGGCGCTCTCTGTTGCCAAGGATATCCTTAAGGAGTTTAATGAGGACATTGAACTATATGCTTTCAAGACTAGTCCTCGAGGATATGTTTATGTGAGATTAGACAAATTAACAAATGA ATATGGCTGTCCAAGCATGGAAGAGCTTGAACGATATAATCaagaatacaagaaaagatTAGATGAGGTTGGAGCACTTGGAGAGATACCTGATGATTTGGCACTTGAG GTTTCATCCCCAGGTGCTGAGAGGATACTAAAAGTGCCAGATGATCTTAATCGTTTCCAAGACATGCCCATGAGAGTCCACTATACGGAAAATACAGAATCCAATAGCACAGAAGAGGATGGAGTTTTCTTGTTAGAGTCTATAGAGAAAGAATCAGAGGTATGTGTGTGGAAGCTGGCAGATGTTAAAGAGAACAGAGACCCTCTCAGAAAAGGCAAGCCTTTAAGTCGAAAACAGAAGGATTGGCGATTAGAATTGCCGTTTAACATGCATAGAATGGTAACCCTGTATCTTGATTAA
- the LOC107489137 gene encoding uncharacterized protein LOC107489137 isoform X1, with product MGRAITKSMIRRMMMTTTKNSAVGHFLRRTSTPHLNSSSLFHLHNPSSLTHHVVQQKSHLCSFSSDPRRFFSIGFSDDVRGLSISKFADEASEEGETTDDGWEEEDDSEPMIGDGGDGGGVALRNVPWGQRALSVAKDILKEFNEDIELYAFKTSPRGYVYVRLDKLTNEYGCPSMEELERYNQEYKKRLDEVGALGEIPDDLALEVSSPGAERILKVPDDLNRFQDMPMRVHYTENTESNSTEEDGVFLLESIEKESEVCVWKLADVKENRDPLRKGKPLSRKQKDWRLELPFNMHRMVTLYLD from the exons ATGGGGAGAGCCATTACTAAGAGCATGATCaggaggatgatgatgacgacgacGAAGAACAGCGCTGTTGGTCACTTCCTCCGACGGACCTCAACCCCTCACTTGAACAGCTCTTCTCTCTTCCATTTACATAACCCATCTTCTCTCACTCATCACGTTGTTCAACAAAAATCCCATCTTTGCTCCTTTTCCTCTGATCCCCGTCGGTTTTTCAGCATTGGCTTCTCTGACGATGTTCGAG GTTTGTCTATTTCAAAATTTGCAGATGAGGCAAGTGAAGAAGGAGAAACCACTGATGATGGATGGGAAGAAGAAGACGATTCTGAGCCTATG ATTGGTGATGGGGGTGATGGCGGTGGAGTTGCCTTGCGTAATGTTCCCTGGGGCCAGCGGGCGCTCTCTGTTGCCAAGGATATCCTTAAGGAGTTTAATGAGGACATTGAACTATATGCTTTCAAGACTAGTCCTCGAGGATATGTTTATGTGAGATTAGACAAATTAACAAATGA ATATGGCTGTCCAAGCATGGAAGAGCTTGAACGATATAATCaagaatacaagaaaagatTAGATGAGGTTGGAGCACTTGGAGAGATACCTGATGATTTGGCACTTGAG GTTTCATCCCCAGGTGCTGAGAGGATACTAAAAGTGCCAGATGATCTTAATCGTTTCCAAGACATGCCCATGAGAGTCCACTATACGGAAAATACAGAATCCAATAGCACAGAAGAGGATGGAGTTTTCTTGTTAGAGTCTATAGAGAAAGAATCAGAGGTATGTGTGTGGAAGCTGGCAGATGTTAAAGAGAACAGAGACCCTCTCAGAAAAGGCAAGCCTTTAAGTCGAAAACAGAAGGATTGGCGATTAGAATTGCCGTTTAACATGCATAGAATGGTAACCCTGTATCTTGATTAA
- the LOC107489137 gene encoding uncharacterized protein LOC107489137 isoform X3: protein MGRAITKSMIRRMMMTTTKNSAVGHFLRRTSTPHLNSSSLFHLHNPSSLTHHVVQQKSHLCSFSSDPRRFFSIGFSDDVRGLSISKFADEASEEGETTDDGWEEEDDSEPMIGDGGDGGGVALRNVPWGQRALSVAKDILKEFNEDIELYAFKTSPRGYVYVRLDKLTNEYGCPSMEELERYNQEYKKRLDEVGALGEIPDDLALEVLRGY, encoded by the exons ATGGGGAGAGCCATTACTAAGAGCATGATCaggaggatgatgatgacgacgacGAAGAACAGCGCTGTTGGTCACTTCCTCCGACGGACCTCAACCCCTCACTTGAACAGCTCTTCTCTCTTCCATTTACATAACCCATCTTCTCTCACTCATCACGTTGTTCAACAAAAATCCCATCTTTGCTCCTTTTCCTCTGATCCCCGTCGGTTTTTCAGCATTGGCTTCTCTGACGATGTTCGAG GTTTGTCTATTTCAAAATTTGCAGATGAGGCAAGTGAAGAAGGAGAAACCACTGATGATGGATGGGAAGAAGAAGACGATTCTGAGCCTATG ATTGGTGATGGGGGTGATGGCGGTGGAGTTGCCTTGCGTAATGTTCCCTGGGGCCAGCGGGCGCTCTCTGTTGCCAAGGATATCCTTAAGGAGTTTAATGAGGACATTGAACTATATGCTTTCAAGACTAGTCCTCGAGGATATGTTTATGTGAGATTAGACAAATTAACAAATGA ATATGGCTGTCCAAGCATGGAAGAGCTTGAACGATATAATCaagaatacaagaaaagatTAGATGAGGTTGGAGCACTTGGAGAGATACCTGATGATTTGGCACTTGAG GTGCTGAGAGGATACTAA
- the LOC107489135 gene encoding uncharacterized protein LOC107489135, which yields MGDRETGRSYVVSMAAERIGLEDLMAQFLPKASKDSSATHSVEHSTSPSAEVHSALPPPKSAGPIVTAGSSSSGVVPLEAEPAGRGSDVAIIDNPRKWKSAFSPEGSLTVMEKNFDIGGFIDSTRVWYRRVLS from the exons ATGGGTGATCGAGAGACGGGTAGGAGCTATGTAG TGAGCATGGCTGCCGAGCGCATTGGTCTTgaagatttaatggcccaatTTCTCCCTAAGGCAAGCAAAGATAGTTCTGCGACACATTCTGTCGAGCACTCGACTTCCCCTAGTGCCGAGGTGCATTCGGCTCTTCCTCCACCGAAATCTGCCGGCCCAATTGTTACGGCTGGTTCGAGCAGCAGTGGAGTGGTGCCTCTTGAGGCCGAGCCGGCTGGAAGGGGTTCTGATGTTGCGATTATCGACAACCCTCGTAAGTGGAAGTCGGCCTTTAGTCCTGAGGGGTCACTCACTGTGATGGAGAAGAATTTTGACATCGGGGGCTTCATTGACTCGACTCGTGTCTGGTACCGACGAGTTCTTTCCTAA